A single region of the Zootoca vivipara chromosome 2, rZooViv1.1, whole genome shotgun sequence genome encodes:
- the DDN gene encoding dendrin has protein sequence MFECPGPGDARRLHVCERTNLLLVEFNTVSCSSRDAMEAELWTGQGCIAPWMHHSAAGQYTLLEKQLVSGFSPARHGLGARVLQDSTNWHDTQLFPPRWGPRRPEGHWFSGKDPSKAASSPKAQRQPPLSYDGLSPMCRRDVSSKAAKGPAEGCRWSRGAPKSKGELLPARAPPSYEAHMLLRFRAGPGPRKENWPRPPPYIAPPSYEAPHRTVQPKQRASKEASTAKQSQAEAPKKGRQGTRRACESGPAGRKAGRSPSKLPGSWSYLSGATTCGGGGFGAQPERARSRYPLGSCWDASPQHRGHTLPRATKRGEPGRRHPGSPLQHTLPAGWGFSHAAGWPEAAVGGESRAAGEQRRCSFPKWKEPGGRSTPRRRGGLFVIDATCVVIQAHYIPPPRTERVRYLGREETAAPSPGSPAPASMEERAARILGLSVSELGFAGAGGGGGEASGPGSSASHAAPFGDARAVGQPAGPPSAPTSPAKPLAAPATDGSQAGLACPSQRRAAAPGQEGGCPPRGEKEAEAKPALPSPSRSYIWDLKEAMSRIRRHTAPDSDTDEELEQEQEGQLAWKRRLGEGAPSGSSSSSSLDSTSSSNATVVPGSAPPP, from the exons ATGTTTGAATGCCCGGGTCCCGGAGATGCTAGACGGCTCCATGTCTGCGAGAGAACAAACCTGCTTCTTGTTGAATTTAACACAGTTTCTTGTTCCAGCCGGGATGCCATGGAAGCTGAGCTGTGGACAGGACAAGGCTGCATTGCCCCCTGGATGCACCACAGTGCGGCTGGGCAGTACAC GCTCTTGGAGAAGCAACTAGTCTCTGGTTTTTCTCCCGCTCGCCATGGCCTGGGCGCCCGCGTCCTGCAGGATTCAACCAACTGGCACGATACTCAACTCTTCCCGCCTCGCTGGGGCCCGCGGAGGCCGGAGGGCCACTGGTTCTCGGGGAAGGATCCGAGCAAGGCGGCCTCTTCCCCCAAGGCGCaaaggcagcctcccctttcttaCGACGGGCTGTCCCCGATGTGCAGGAGAGACGTGAGCAGCAAGGCGGCAAAGGGCCCCGCCGAAGGCTGCAGATGGAGCCGAGGAGCCCCCAAGAGCAAAGGCGAGCTGCTCCCTGCCCGGGCCCCTCCCAGCTACGAAGCCCACATGCTGCTGCGTTTCCGGGCCGGGCCGGGCCCCCGTAAGGAGAACTGGCCTCGCCCGCCGCCCTATATTGCTCCGCCATCCTACGAGGCGCCCCACCGCACCGTGCAGCCCAAGCAGCGCGCCAGCAAGGAAGCCTCGACGGCGAAGCAGAGCCAGGCGGAAGCCCCCAAGAAAGGCCGCCAGGGAACCAGGAGAGCCTGCGAGTCCGGACCGGCGGGGCGGAAGGCAGGGCGAAGCCCGTCGAAGCTGCCTGGTAGTTGGAGCTACCTCTCCGGAGCCACGACGTGCGGAGGAGGAGGCTTCGGGGCGCAGCCGGAGCGAGCAAGGTCCCGCTACCCTTTGGGGTCCTGCTGGGACGCGAGTCCCCAGCACCGGGGCCACACCCTGCCCAGGGCAACGAAGAGAGGCGAGCCTGGCCGACGCCACCCTGGCAGTCCCCTCCAGCACACgctccctgctggctggggcttcaGCCACGCAGCTGGCTGGCCTGAAGCCGCCGTCGGAGGGGAGAGCAGAGCAGCGGGCGAGCAGCGCAGGTGCAGCTTCCCCAAGTGGAAGGAGCCGGGAGGCAGATCGACGCCTCGAAGGCGCGGAGGTCTGTTTGTCATCGACGCCACGTGCGTGGTGATCCAAGCCCACTACATCCCGCCCCCTCGGACGGAGCGGGTCCGCTACTTGGGCCGCGAAGAGACCGCCGCCCCATCGCCCGGCTCCCCGGCCCCGGCGTCGATGGAGGAGCGAGCTGCTCGCATCCTGGGTCTCTCCGTCAGCGAGCTGGGCTtcgccggggcgggaggaggaggaggagaggcctcgGGGCCAGGGAGCTCCGCGAGCCACGCGGCTCCTTTCGGGGATGCCCGGGCAGTGGGGCAGCCTGCCGGGCCTCCTTCCGCCCCGACCAGCCCCGCGAAGCCCTTAGCAGCCCCCGCCACCGACGGCTCCCAGGCAGGGCTGGCGTGCCCCAGCCAGAGACGGGCAGCCGCTCCTGGCCAGGAAGGCGGCTGCCCGCCCCGAGGCGAGAAAGAAGCCGAAGCAAAGCCCGCGCTGCCCTCGCCGAGCAGATCCTACATCTGGGATCTGAAGGAAGCCATGTCGAGGATCCGCCGGCACACCGCGCCGGATTCGGACACGGACGAGGAgctggagcaggagcaggaggggcagctggCCTGGAAGCGGCGGCTGGGCGAAGGGGCCCcctccggcagcagcagcagcagcagcctcgaCAGCACCAGCAGTTCCAATGCCACCGTGGTGCCcgggagtgccccccccccttga